The following coding sequences are from one Triticum dicoccoides isolate Atlit2015 ecotype Zavitan chromosome 4A, WEW_v2.0, whole genome shotgun sequence window:
- the LOC119287259 gene encoding uncharacterized protein LOC119287259: MPMARESWLAKVRSAISSKPSSSGAPPAGAGGKKGNVGILAFEVASLVSRLLHVWRAVGDPAVARLRHEVVHLDGVRKVVSDDDAFLLGLARAELVDALRGAADAVAALAERCADPCLREFRDALLEFADTGRDRHRWAAPTWKEMDARARKLEKQVATTAALRRAMEELAEAEHGLRKFLRADAAASGGGGCHRRSMSASKISVASEQQQLIFSKKQDVKNLKQTSLWGCTFDAVVSSLARAAFTILARIKLVFGAGGQDQRHAPLYRSLTLSSAVHPSADAQSPPPPSRKSMSMEAVPFDVAAVVQSAKGSRRRGFFEYSTATLVPPAGTLGAAALAPRYAGLVISIERMARSPQRMVGPDERNELYGMLTASVRAQLRARLRGAVAEADAGLAGEWRAALGGILEWLAPMAHATVRWQAERSFEQRKTTSTSSTTDIARLPPRHGGGGGGNTFLLQTLQFADRDKVEAAVAELLVGLNYVWRFEKEMSCRALFAVHREFVERGGRPSDFDGADSCRGGGSHSHHAVDGSGNGTVSSCA, from the coding sequence ATGCCCATGGCGCGCGAGTCATGGCTGGCCAAGGTCCGGTCGGCCATCTCGTCGAAGCCCTCGTCGTCGGGTGCGCCGCCGGCGGGTGCCGGTGGCAAGAAAGGCAACGTTGGTATCCTCGCCTTCGAGGTGGCCAGCCTCGTGTCCAGGCTGCTCCACGTGTGGCGCGCCGTCGGTGACCCGGCCGTGGCGCGCCTCCGCCACGAGGTCGTCCACCTCGACGGCGTCCGCAAGGTCGTCTCCGACGACGACGCcttcctgctcggcctcgcgcgcgCCGAGCTCGTCGACGCGCTGCGGGGAGCTGCCGATGCCGTCGCTGCCCTGGCGGAGCGCTGCGCCGACCCCTGCTTGCGTGAGTTCAGGGACGCGCTGCTGGAGTTCGCCGACACCGGCCGCGACCGCCACCGCTGGGCCGCGCCCACGTGGAAAGAgatggacgcgcgcgcgaggaagtTGGAGAAGCAGGTGGCCACCACCGCCGCGCTCCGCAGGGCCATGGAGGAGCTCGCAGAGGCTGAGCACGGCCTCCGGAAGTTCCTGCGGGCCGACGCTGCTGCAAGCGGCGGCGGAGGGTGCCATCGGCGCAGCATGTCGGCGAGCAAGATCTCGGTGGCGtcggagcagcagcagctcatcTTCTCCAAGAAGCAGGACGTGAAGAACCTCAAGCAGACGTCCCTGTGGGGGTGCACCTTCGACGCCGTCGTCTCGTCGCTGGCGCGCGCGGCCTTCACCATCCTCGCGCGCATCAAGCTCGTCTTCGGCGCCGGCGGCCAGGACCAGCGGCACGCGCCGCTCTACCGGAGCCTCACGCTCTCCTCGGCCGTCCACCCGTCGGCCGACGCgcagtccccgccgccgccgtcgcgcaaGTCCATGTCGATGGAGGCGGTGCCGTTCGACGTGGCCGCCGTCGTCCAGAGCGCGAAGGGCAGCAGACGGCGCGGCTTCTTCGAGTACAGCACGGCGACGCTGGTGCCGCCGGCGGGGACGCTGGGCGCGGCGGCCCTGGCGCCGCGTTACGCAGGGCTGGTGATCTCGATCGAGCGGATGGCGCGGTCGCCGCAGCGCATGGTGGGGCCGGACGAGCGGAACGAGCTGTACGGCATGCTGACGGCGAGCGTGCGCGCGCAGCTCCGGGCGCGGCTGCGCGGCGCGGTGGCCGAGGCGGACGCGGGGCTCGCCGGCGAGTGGCGCGCGGCGCTGGGCGGCATCCTGGAGTGGCTGGCGCCCATGGCGCACGCCACGGTGCGGTGGCAGGCGGAGCGCAGCTTCGAGCAGCGGAAGACGACGTCGACGTCGTCGACGACGGACATAGCCCGGCTCCCCCCtcgccacggcggcggcggcggcggcaacacgTTCCTGCTGCAGACGCTGCAGTTCGCGGACCGGGACAAGGTGGAGGCGGCCGTGGCGGAGCTGCTCGTGGGGCTGAACTACGTGTGGCGGTTCGAGAAGGAGATGAGCTGCCGCGCGCTCTTCGCCGTCCACCGCGAGTTCGTGGAGCGCGGCGGCCGCCCCAGCGACTTCGACGGCGCCGACagctgccgaggaggaggaagccactcCCACCACGCCGTCGACGGCAGCGGCAATGGAACAGTAAGCTCGTGCGCCTAG
- the LOC119289355 gene encoding uncharacterized protein LOC119289355, whose translation MDAWGAAPHQPPLPAARHHPLPRLNNKSSARIGGRDLVLRSSELATLAAIFHFSGTKPSYLGVQKRPPSLALCPATNNCVSTSERISDSNHYAPPWNYNPKDGPRGKPISKDEAMKELIEVVTKTKPDNFSPRVVEKGDDYVRVEYESPIFGFVDDVEFWFPPGNKSIVQYRSASRSGFIDFNANKKRVKALRLALEKKGWASESTFEYESA comes from the exons ATGGATGCTTGGGGTGCTGCCCCCCACCAACCCCCGCTCCCGGCGGCAAGGCATCACCCGCTCCCACGCCTTAACAACAAGAGCAGCGCAAGAATCGGAGGAAG GGACCTGGTGCTGAGGAGCAGCGAGCTCGCCAcgctcgccgccatcttccacttcAG TGGCACAAAGCCGAGCTACCTTGGCGTGCAGAAGAGGCCCCCATCCCTTGCGCTGTGCCCGGCGACCAACAACTGCGTGTCCACGTCGGAGAGGATAAGCGACTCCAATCACTACGCTCCCCCATG GAATTACAATCCCAAGGATGGCCCCAGAGGTAAACCCATAAGCAAAGATGAGGCCATGAAAGAGCTCATTGAAGTT GTGACCAAGACAAAGCCAGACAACTTCAGTCCTCGTGTGGTAGAGAAAGGAGATGACTATGTTCGAGTTGAATACGAGAGCCCTATATTCGGG TTTGTAGATGACGTCGAGTTCTGGTTCCCTCCTGGCAACAAATCAATCGTTCAGTACCGATCGGCGTCTCGGTCAGGATTCATCGACTTTAATGCTAACAAGAAGAGAGTAAAg GCACTGAGATTGGCACTGGAAAAGAAGGGCTGGGCTTCAGAAAGCACCTTTGAATATGAATCAGCATAG